A window of Salmo trutta chromosome 17, fSalTru1.1, whole genome shotgun sequence genomic DNA:
GACTTATATTATTGATAGGTTATCTAGTGATAGGTACAGTCAAGGGGTAGTGTCTTACGTAGAAGGCGTTGAATAAAACAAGCAGGGGGATCTGGAGCATGCAGACCTGTACAGCGATGCAGCTGCCCACCTCCAGGCTGGGAAAAGCAACACAACAGAGGAGCTGTCAGTCACTCCCCATCAAACACTTGTTTCGGTCAGAGAATTCCTGCTAGCCAACAGGTCACCATTGCAGTTTTTACCCTGTCAGATCATGTGGTTAGGAAAAACAACTGTTCGTGACCTCAGTGAGGACTCACCTCAGACTGATGTTGTTCTGAAGGGCAAACTGGATCCCGTTGACAATCTCTGGGATCTCAGGTACCATGGCCAGCACTGTTACTCCTATGAAGTACTGATGAACAACGAGAGTGAGGGTCGAGAGGAGAGGGAACGATAGGGAGATCATCATGATGACaagacaactgtgtgtgtgtgtgtgtgtgtgtgtgtgtgtgtgtgtgtgtgtgtgtgtgtgtgtgtgtgtgtgtgtgtgtgtgtgtgtgtgtgtgtgtgtgtgtgtgtgtgtgtgtataaatacaCACAGTACCTGTGAGATATTGGGCTGACTCAGTATGGGCTGGATGTGTTCAGTGGTGACATCAGCGCAGGCTGACATCAGTAGAGTGGCTATGATGAGGATGGCCAGAGCTCTCCACCGAGACCAGTGGACAACTGCACCATGGTGACCGGtcactgcagacacacacacacacaccagacacacacgcagacttATGGATGGCTGTTACTTATACagtttatgtctgtgtgtgtgtgtgtgtgtgtgtgtattttacccTTACCCTCTCCCTCGCCAACGTGAATGTCGtagatgtgtgagtgtgtcttCAGTGTGAAGATTAAACCAATGATGTAAGCAACAGGCAGAAGGAAGGAGACTGTGTACACCAGTggcctgagacacacacacacacacacaaaaataaagaTGAGTATTACAATTCTATACAAaagtatatctttttttaatATTCACCCAGATCCTTGAGTTACAAAGAAAGTACTAATAATTTGGAGCAGAACCTCTCAACACTCACTGGATGTGGCTGTGGAACAAGGTGTAGTTGTTCTCACTCTGTTGGTAAGATGACAATACATCATCAGGTGAAATGCTCAGTACCACACGACTGtgatacagtactatacagaAGAGTGTTTCTGTTACTTTGTGAAATTACAGTTTGACTATGTGTCTGTTGATGACTGAATGTTACAGTTTGACTATGTGTCTGTTGATGACTGAATGTTACAGTTTGACTATGTGTCTGTTGATGACTGAATGTTACAGTTTGACTATGTGTCTGTTGATGATTGAATGTTACAGTTTGACTATGTGTCTGTTGATGACTGAATGTTACAGTTTGACTATGTGTCTGTTGATGACTGAATGTTACAGTTTGACTATGTGTCTATTGATGACTGAATGTTACAGTTTGACTATGTGTCTGTTGATGACTGAATGTTACAGTTTGACTATGTGTCTGTTGATGACTGAATGTTACAGTTTGACTATGTGTCTGTTGATGATTGAATGTTACAGTTTGACTATGTGTCTGTTGATGACTAAATGTTACAGTTTGACTGTATCCAGTGCTGTGTGAGCATGACTAAGCGTTACTGACCAGGTCGTAGTGACAGTTGCGGCAGACGAAGGACCCGCTGGTGGTGTTGCCTCCTGTAGAATTGGTGCAGTTGTCACACACCAGGTTCCCATACGCCTTAGAGAACAGCGTGGGGGCAAACACACCTACAGAAACAGGATGAGGAGAGGGTAAGCCAGGGGAATGAAACCTTTTTGAGGATATGTGGGGATTAGGTTTAGAATTGGGTACGGGGTGAGAacggagttaggggttagaggaggTGTTGTGGTTTCGAGTTGAAGGTCTTGGATACAGGGTGAGGAATACGGACGAAGGGAGGAGTTGGTGGTGAGGAGGTCTGGACTCACCTCCCACAGAGATGAAGAGCAAGGCAGAACTGACCCCAGCTGAACGACTGTTAAACCTCTGCTCCCTGTGTCTCAGCCCTCCTATGATCATACAGATCCCCTAGAGAGGTAAGACAGAGTGAGCAAGAGTGGGTGGTTGGGGGAGGAGTAAGCAAAAAAAGAGGAAGAAGGAAAAAGAGACGTATTACatttcagtgtttgtgtgtttaggtgtgcgtgtgtgtgtgtttatgtgtgtgtgtgactcacaggGATGAAGAGGATGCAGCCCAGCAGGGTGCCGGTGAGGGCAGATTTAACTATCTCCTGCAGACAGGCATTTCCAGCGCGGTGACCCCTCAGCAGGGCCGTGATATAGAAGGTCATCTCTGTGATGGAGCCAAAGGTCGCATTCACCACTGCCCCCACCGCAAAGTTGCTCTGGGCAGAGATACTGCAGAAGGGATAAGGGGCATTGTTCATGTGACTTTGTTGTGGCCAATTGTTTTTATTCAGCTTTAAAATCAAGGGTAATACCAGTATTCCTAGTCATGTTTGCTCCTCAagtatacatgtactgtatgcatgtttgtttatgtgtatatgtaggggagagtggggtaagatgagccatttttttcttcattcagcatcactctgtcaagggaaatatagtatccattctaacaaagatatctgtCAGGATgctgtgtatccctggaaataaatcagaattaatgtaaacattacagttttgaaaacatagcttgtccaaaaaaactTGTCTCTAGGCACAATTTTCCCCGGGTATTGCCAGCTACACATTTCTGTACCGAATGAAATATTATCACTGCCTTTTTAAAACCACGTATGTCCTCATTTCCCAAACACCATTCAACACAATCAAAATAGCTTTTTTGTCTTTGAATCATTttaacccaatgagtcccacCGTAACACCGGCGCGTTTTGGACTTCTAACCCCTTTAAAACATAGTGTGTATGAGCTGCATACATACTTATGGGTTGTACCATTGGATCAATCAATTTCTTCTGCATCCGGAGATACCAACCATTAACGGGGGCTGAGCTAGAGCGGGGCCGGGTCTTtttacaaaaacgtctgtagagaaaatggtttgagctacaaactattaaaAGCTAACCATGAAAAGCTGAGACTCACAAACAGGTAACATGTTTTGCTCACAAGAGTCGTTAGAAGGtgaggggttcttctacatagaagatcacaGGAAACCCCAGGACACatatactgtaataagctcacatagtttCTGTCACAAACTCCAGAGATGTCACTGACTAGTTGTATattaggtaggctagttgagaacttgttatcaactagcctacctggttaaataaaggtgaaatatatatattttttaaatattcatTTCCCAGGGAGCAAACAATTGCTGTACTTACAGCACTCATTTGTCAATATAACTCATGAATGCAACGGTTTAATATCAAATTGTTTTGTGCTgtacttgtagccctggttgtcctgaaaagaaagTTGTAAAACACTTCaatgtgaggctaaatataagggctggacatgcagcTAATAGAAAGTTAGATAAATGAAAATACCATTTTTGCTGGGGTCTCAGGACTGATAGGGTTATTAAGCATATTTTAACACAGACTTAACGCCTAACAAGCACTTTGTACTTTTTTGTACACTTTAAACacaggccctgttgttacctcataatCCCAGTGATAATGACTTGCATtacacctgggaagaaaacacttacatttactcaacttgccattggctcaacttaccccaaggcaaacatttttactattagcccacacagctacaaggatgtactttcatgctaggtttaggacatCATAtagaagcttatagagaccccaactgatgtatagaacaatcttaaattatctactttggtttaAATACAAACACCATTTAACCTCTAACACAAATTCCTTTGATTtagtgaaaatgtttttttggggactgaacttgcttaccactttttccatatGGTTCTTCCtttacagactccatgaaatgatgaccccTTCCAAATATTTGGTTAAATTGTTCAGTTTGTGtttggtttcctagaaacaagggtggctcaacataccccactctcccctacagtatttgtgtgtgagagcgtgtgcTGACCTGGCGATGCCCATGCCGATGTAGTAGGACAGAGGAATGATGGAGCCGACTGCTGTGGCAAACTTGACCTCAGAGCTGGCAAACTGGTTTCCTTTATCTACATAGCCAATCACCAGGGACACTATCACCAGGGGAAGGAGGTCTGATGAAGGGGATAAGGAATTCAACatgtcaaatgtaaatcaaatgacTGGTCCAAAAATAAGTCCTTTTGGCCCCAACACAATAGGCCTTGTGATAAAGGATACTGACAGCGAACACATTGATCCCATCCACAGTGTATTTGTAGTAATACCAGTTGACCGCGTGGTAGCAGCACAGCAGCGCTCGAGTCTCACAACCCTGAGGCTGGAAGTCATACAGGATATTACAGTTAGTAATAATACATGGCTTCTTTACTGAGACCTAATCTAGAAAATGTTATTCATTTTATCAGCTGCTCACCAGCGCCTTAGATTTTCTAAAACAGGTGTGTTACAGCAgggttggaacaaaagcctgcatagCCAGCTCCAAATGAGAAGATCTTGACTATACCTGGCTTAAACGCTTAAATGCTCAGCGCCCTGTCTGCCTGCCCTGCCCCTACCTTCCTCTTTGAGCAGGTGGAGACAGAGAGGTTCTCAGGGGGCATGAGGAGGATGGAGGCCAGGGTCCGGGCATTCATCTTGGCCACGGGAATGGTGAACACCAGCAGCCAGGAGATCAGGCAGGCCAGGGAGTGAACCACAGCCAGCAAAGGATAACCCAACAGCAGCCACACATACGTGCCCACACGATGCTACACAGGAGAGAGGCGACAGATAGAAGGTATACATCACACGGAGTGGCTGCAGATCCAACCTTTCTGGACCCCTCTTCCCGACAACTAAAGGTCTCGAAACTTCTGCGCATGTGCAGGACACTACTTTACGCACAGTCTCTGCTCTACTCGTAGATAACAAGCTACCCATGGTGAATGGTGCTcgtttaataaagttagatcaaagctgaatgaATCAATGTCTGCAATATCACATAATGATAGAATTCTACATAACAGAACtgaatataatagcatagtataaAGTTACTCTAAGACAAAAAAACACCACCTCAATTCTT
This region includes:
- the cax2 gene encoding low affinity vacuolar monovalent cation/H(+) antiporter, translating into MSTDTESRRRRPTIDSQDSPWDQDHRGGHLHGSMCDRLCVASLPSELRDACTPPLSPSLLPRPGVYTPKCPSTHTRLGAHASDDVWEDATNKTTIRAENEVEANKLANNYRFGFRKWKSHVTERPFEDRSDVVKELYSELNVIKPHTGHLITCGNVVYVLLFGWWVSLVYLLVSILMFITIIGVPYGKMCWKLSWYFLWPFGKSIQELGGGVGRCCGRFPHCETIPEDVEDNEDASPILLPSPTEEPIPDLLQGPPQHKPYWHRVGTYVWLLLGYPLLAVVHSLACLISWLLVFTIPVAKMNARTLASILLMPPENLSVSTCSKRKPQGCETRALLCCYHAVNWYYYKYTVDGINVFAVNLLPLVIVSLVIGYVDKGNQFASSEVKFATAVGSIIPLSYYIGMGIASISAQSNFAVGAVVNATFGSITEMTFYITALLRGHRAGNACLQEIVKSALTGTLLGCILFIPGICMIIGGLRHREQRFNSRSAGVSSALLFISVGGVFAPTLFSKAYGNLVCDNCTNSTGGNTTSGSFVCRNCHYDLSENNYTLFHSHIQPLVYTVSFLLPVAYIIGLIFTLKTHSHIYDIHVGEGEVTGHHGAVVHWSRWRALAILIIATLLMSACADVTTEHIQPILSQPNISQYFIGVTVLAMVPEIPEIVNGIQFALQNNISLSLEVGSCIAVQVCMLQIPLLVLFNAFYDVGFVLIFCDLHLWASIFSVVLVNYIFMDGKSDYFQGTALVVVYLILLASYFFAPSPAGC